A part of Candidatus Thorarchaeota archaeon genomic DNA contains:
- a CDS encoding helix-turn-helix domain-containing protein: MKPTTQSESHDLDKVFKALGHVTRRRILQLLAQTPRYAYELSKLLNLNRRVVLKHLESLQEAGLIDTQVGGSDVGPERTYYRLSVSFGLSTTILPNAFVVGLTSASAKAPVLYIPSPLPEEHRSELREVRVLLTDLHQIGLRIQDLEDERMRLAAVRGQLMQRLEGLMAECSLDSESCRRIREIVDPEKRSAVPEDGSRARSSDDIRDVLSIFQEGSASRSEKATKSRQESRY; this comes from the coding sequence GTGAAACCTACGACTCAGTCAGAGTCGCATGACCTAGACAAGGTGTTCAAGGCACTTGGTCATGTGACACGCAGAAGAATCCTACAGCTTCTCGCCCAGACTCCACGGTATGCCTACGAGCTATCTAAGCTCTTGAACCTCAACCGAAGGGTCGTCCTCAAGCACTTGGAGTCTCTTCAGGAGGCCGGGCTTATAGACACTCAGGTGGGCGGAAGTGACGTCGGACCTGAGAGGACATACTACCGCTTGAGTGTGAGTTTCGGACTGTCAACGACGATTCTTCCGAACGCCTTTGTCGTGGGACTCACCAGCGCAAGTGCGAAGGCTCCTGTTCTGTATATTCCGTCCCCGCTGCCTGAGGAACACCGCTCAGAGCTGCGCGAAGTGCGAGTGCTCCTCACAGACCTGCATCAGATCGGCTTGAGGATTCAGGACCTGGAGGACGAGCGAATGCGGCTGGCTGCCGTCCGCGGGCAACTCATGCAGAGACTGGAAGGACTAATGGCTGAGTGTTCGCTGGATTCGGAGTCCTGCCGGCGGATACGCGAGATAGTTGACCCTGAGAAGCGTAGTGCCGTGCCAGAAGATGGTTCGCGGGCAAGGTCATCCGATGACATCCGGGATGTGCTGTCGATCTTTCAAGAGGGATCTGCGTCCAGAAGCGAAAAGGCCACGAAGTCCAGACAAGAGTCTCGCTACTGA
- a CDS encoding response regulator — MSSIAKKKRILVVDDEEVTTELAKTFLERHGFEVICAHDGEQGLMMARSQKPDLILLDVMLPKMDGFEVCRQLKNEDAFRKTPILMFTAKGMTKDIAMGEEVGADEYIVKPFGGAALVATIRRHLGMT; from the coding sequence ATGAGCTCCATTGCGAAGAAGAAGCGTATCCTCGTTGTTGACGACGAGGAAGTCACAACAGAGCTGGCCAAGACCTTTCTTGAGAGACATGGGTTCGAAGTCATCTGCGCGCACGACGGCGAGCAGGGTCTGATGATGGCCAGGTCACAGAAGCCCGACCTCATCCTTCTGGATGTTATGCTACCCAAGATGGATGGGTTTGAGGTCTGTAGACAGCTCAAGAACGAGGATGCCTTCAGGAAAACACCCATCCTGATGTTTACTGCGAAGGGAATGACCAAGGACATAGCCATGGGAGAAGAGGTTGGTGCGGACGAGTATATTGTCAAGCCCTTCGGTGGTGCTGCTCTTGTGGCAACCATTCGCAGACATCTGGGCATGACTTGA
- a CDS encoding site-specific DNA-methyltransferase, giving the protein MEKSDLKQRGTRTSKFGVSKREGHDSTPFYSSKMYQGLETDEREDEATSSVPSEVLDKIICQDSRRMSNIPDSSVHLMVTSPPYNVGKEYDEDLNLDDYIGMLRDVFSETHRVLLSGGRACVNIANVGRKPYIPYHKFVMDAMLEVGFLMRGEIIWNKGAGAGVSTAWGSWRSASNPVLRDTHEYILVFSKGKFSRSSKGTKSTITREEFLEFTKSVWEFPPESAKRVGHPAPFPVELPYRCIQLYTFEGEVVLDPFCGVGTTAVSAMRTGRHFICIDVNPEYVEKARARVDEYVAKPDLHAYSSGP; this is encoded by the coding sequence ATGGAGAAATCCGACTTGAAGCAAAGAGGCACCAGAACAAGCAAGTTTGGCGTTTCAAAGAGAGAAGGACATGATTCCACACCTTTCTACAGCAGCAAGATGTACCAAGGACTGGAAACAGATGAGCGAGAAGATGAAGCTACAAGTTCTGTTCCCTCTGAAGTACTTGACAAGATAATATGCCAGGATTCCAGGAGAATGAGCAACATCCCTGATTCCAGTGTCCATCTCATGGTGACTTCACCACCCTACAACGTGGGCAAAGAGTACGACGAGGACTTGAATCTGGACGATTACATTGGGATGCTGAGGGATGTCTTCTCTGAGACTCACAGAGTTCTGCTCAGTGGAGGCAGGGCATGCGTAAACATAGCCAATGTTGGTAGGAAGCCCTATATTCCATATCACAAGTTCGTGATGGATGCCATGCTAGAGGTCGGATTCCTGATGAGGGGCGAGATCATCTGGAACAAGGGAGCCGGTGCGGGAGTCTCGACAGCATGGGGAAGTTGGAGATCCGCGTCTAATCCAGTTCTGAGGGACACACACGAGTACATCCTCGTGTTCTCGAAAGGGAAGTTCAGTAGAAGCTCCAAGGGGACGAAGAGCACCATAACTAGGGAGGAGTTCCTAGAGTTCACCAAGAGCGTCTGGGAGTTCCCACCAGAGTCGGCCAAGAGGGTCGGACACCCAGCCCCGTTCCCAGTAGAGCTGCCCTACAGATGCATTCAGTTGTACACCTTTGAGGGTGAAGTCGTCTTAGATCCGTTCTGCGGAGTGGGCACAACAGCAGTGTCAGCAATGAGAACCGGAAGACACTTCATCTGCATCGATGTGAACCCAGAATATGTGGAGAAGGCGAGGGCAAGAGTGGACGAGTACGTGGCGAAACCCGACCTCCATGCCTATTCTTCCGGCCCTTGA
- a CDS encoding AAA family ATPase, with the protein MGTTMTPKGAIPPILVDALNTPDGYVIVLSGEPGTGKSMLAREVFMFTQDSFMILTSQECCSASGERFVDSPDWESRHVAIKTTHTDTGERVQSTDMGDVLSVFVTDKRQVRDARVIIIDSWSELVETLHEPQRRRFEKELLVAAREQKKKLVIVSEDGQQLVDSRALHYSADSIIRLEKHRRDERVFRQLVIEKMRWFPVPQDSYLFTLDGGRFTYIPWHQHTYPPITVEREPIPDPSASRISTGNRSLDRLTGGGFIKGTLNLIEVEDLAAPYLETIYIPFLSNNLQLGRPAVILLPEGWSPERLTHGLEHFMDLSSATDRLVYFGRHALGRGGNVKPIDDDPAKAIQEIRYETGRLEREYGCPATDLFALDTLENKYGPSVVKGMVAELTAALYGTGRVTLTILSHHQSVKAQSLSHSVHLRVEELCGVISVAGINPRSNFLALRPLLSAGFLDYELTPIV; encoded by the coding sequence ATGGGGACAACGATGACTCCCAAAGGGGCGATACCTCCAATACTAGTGGATGCACTCAACACCCCGGATGGATATGTCATTGTGTTGAGTGGTGAGCCCGGCACAGGCAAGTCTATGCTTGCTCGAGAGGTGTTCATGTTCACTCAGGACTCATTCATGATACTGACAAGCCAAGAGTGCTGTTCGGCATCCGGAGAGCGCTTCGTCGATTCTCCAGACTGGGAGTCACGTCATGTCGCCATAAAGACCACCCATACGGACACGGGAGAGCGGGTTCAGTCGACGGATATGGGAGACGTGTTGTCAGTCTTCGTCACCGACAAGAGACAGGTCCGTGATGCAAGGGTCATCATCATCGACTCGTGGTCTGAACTCGTGGAGACCCTGCACGAGCCGCAGAGACGCAGATTCGAAAAGGAACTCCTTGTCGCTGCGAGAGAACAGAAGAAGAAGCTGGTCATTGTATCAGAGGACGGACAGCAGCTGGTCGATTCCCGTGCCCTTCACTACTCGGCGGACAGTATCATCAGGCTTGAGAAACACAGGAGGGACGAGCGCGTCTTTCGTCAGCTGGTGATTGAGAAGATGAGGTGGTTCCCAGTGCCACAGGACTCGTACCTCTTCACTCTTGACGGAGGCAGGTTCACCTACATACCCTGGCATCAACACACCTATCCTCCAATCACTGTCGAGCGAGAGCCCATACCCGATCCCTCGGCCAGCCGGATATCGACTGGCAATCGGAGTCTTGACAGACTGACAGGCGGGGGCTTCATCAAGGGCACATTGAACCTGATCGAAGTGGAAGACCTTGCGGCTCCATATCTTGAAACGATTTACATACCCTTTCTGTCCAACAACCTGCAGCTGGGTCGGCCTGCAGTCATTCTGCTTCCCGAAGGCTGGTCACCCGAGAGACTGACGCATGGACTGGAGCACTTCATGGACTTGTCAAGTGCGACCGACAGACTGGTCTACTTCGGCCGTCACGCTCTGGGCCGGGGCGGCAATGTGAAGCCAATCGATGACGACCCGGCGAAGGCAATTCAAGAGATCAGATACGAGACCGGACGTCTTGAGAGAGAGTATGGTTGTCCGGCCACAGACCTCTTCGCTCTTGACACCCTGGAGAACAAGTACGGGCCCTCTGTGGTCAAGGGCATGGTCGCAGAGCTCACTGCAGCGCTCTACGGCACGGGAAGAGTGACGCTGACCATACTGAGCCACCATCAGTCAGTCAAGGCTCAGTCTCTGTCCCACAGTGTGCATCTGAGAGTCGAAGAACTGTGCGGTGTGATCAGTGTGGCTGGCATCAACCCGAGAAGCAACTTCCTTGCCCTGCGCCCACTGCTATCAGCTGGGTTCCTTGACTACGAGCTTACACCAATAGTGTAG
- a CDS encoding tetratricopeptide repeat protein, which yields MTGPIIPEFSMYEGQLDRYELEDLDRRTRQTAKGQKDRFRDFTDILLEYVGSGEWQKRSTGFVVMCAKASYLRGMYGYNQALAKGSTSQVAKAFASAAYCRQSLDPRWLSRLRNHVNSLWQSKDYIGFAETSGQLASVLIDLGYTDQAREVANDSITRATEATVHNVDLRNRVQAVLLDARITLAHIAGTTKSIEEALIRLDAAEEAARHFDNSLALANIQYCRAYVLMDSHEYEEAEVLIGSALKKFEMMGYLQGVANARNIRGLMLLRNGQFQDARDQFEETLLIQQQLSNQIGVARTLINVGEIDRRLGQLEQMEVYNKRALEISHEAEYMRGMAVAMLNLGDIAVRRGDLDSAKRYYEDAHTITERSGMKEEQCLALSQLADLAYMRREFERSVDLATQATRTAQEISYPLYVFHGLVTTLIAEWEMDLPPDRTSQSAVRAIMDSNGEWADENALELMRGVRRQVFEDPSLESSTCILYDSDKNFECRADRTSAGKECFGNLLWTGSLCPYFRRFLSKLRGEADPT from the coding sequence ATGACGGGACCAATAATCCCAGAGTTCAGCATGTACGAAGGACAGCTGGACAGGTATGAGCTGGAAGACCTCGATAGGAGAACTAGGCAGACCGCGAAGGGTCAGAAGGACAGGTTTCGTGACTTCACAGACATCCTGCTTGAGTACGTCGGCTCTGGAGAGTGGCAGAAGCGGTCCACCGGGTTTGTCGTGATGTGTGCAAAGGCCAGCTATCTGCGAGGCATGTATGGCTACAATCAGGCGCTCGCGAAAGGATCAACTAGCCAGGTGGCCAAGGCCTTTGCCTCAGCGGCCTATTGCAGACAGAGCCTCGACCCAAGATGGTTGAGCAGGCTAAGGAACCATGTGAACTCGTTGTGGCAGTCCAAAGACTACATAGGGTTCGCGGAGACTTCGGGACAACTGGCATCTGTCCTGATAGACCTTGGTTACACGGACCAGGCTCGAGAGGTTGCAAACGACAGCATAACGCGCGCCACGGAAGCCACAGTCCATAACGTCGATTTGCGAAACAGAGTACAGGCGGTGCTACTCGACGCGAGAATCACGCTTGCACATATCGCCGGGACCACCAAGAGCATAGAGGAGGCCCTGATTCGTCTTGATGCAGCGGAGGAGGCCGCTAGACACTTCGACAACAGTCTGGCCCTTGCAAACATTCAGTACTGCAGAGCCTATGTGTTGATGGACTCACACGAGTACGAAGAGGCAGAGGTCCTGATAGGTTCAGCCCTGAAGAAGTTTGAGATGATGGGGTATCTTCAAGGCGTTGCCAATGCCAGGAACATACGGGGACTGATGCTACTCCGCAACGGGCAGTTCCAAGACGCCAGAGACCAGTTCGAGGAGACACTGCTCATCCAACAGCAGCTGAGTAACCAGATTGGCGTGGCCCGGACGCTCATCAACGTTGGTGAGATTGATCGGCGGCTAGGGCAACTGGAGCAGATGGAGGTCTACAACAAGAGAGCGCTTGAGATCAGTCACGAGGCAGAGTACATGAGAGGAATGGCTGTTGCCATGCTGAACCTTGGGGACATAGCCGTGAGAAGAGGGGATCTAGACAGCGCAAAGCGGTACTACGAAGACGCCCACACCATCACAGAACGTTCGGGAATGAAGGAGGAGCAGTGTCTAGCCCTCTCACAGCTGGCCGACCTGGCCTATATGCGGCGGGAGTTCGAGAGGTCGGTGGACCTTGCCACACAAGCGACTCGAACAGCGCAGGAGATCTCCTACCCACTGTACGTCTTTCATGGGCTTGTGACAACTCTAATCGCTGAGTGGGAGATGGATCTTCCTCCAGACAGGACATCGCAGTCCGCTGTAAGAGCGATTATGGACAGCAACGGAGAATGGGCGGATGAGAATGCCCTAGAACTGATGCGCGGGGTCCGAAGACAGGTCTTTGAAGACCCCTCACTGGAGAGTTCGACGTGCATACTCTATGACTCGGACAAGAACTTCGAATGCCGCGCAGACCGGACATCTGCCGGAAAAGAATGCTTTGGGAACCTACTGTGGACGGGTTCACTCTGCCCATATTTCAGACGCTTTCTGAGCAAACTCAGAGGAGAGGCCGACCCCACTTAG
- a CDS encoding response regulator, protein MPAKGHKTLRVVLAEEYSLMKVIIAGIVPFLRTLLRMAIEEEGFVTVAEAEDPSSLLMLCDREKPDILILDLELDEPRTLRLIEDILDLDPTIAIVAVSDPRQGYGETALAAGARAYLQKPFSTYDLVDTMRKVAPVLRERR, encoded by the coding sequence TTGCCAGCTAAAGGACACAAGACACTGCGCGTCGTACTGGCAGAGGAATACTCCCTCATGAAGGTCATAATCGCCGGCATCGTACCTTTTCTCAGAACTCTACTTCGTATGGCCATAGAGGAAGAAGGCTTCGTGACGGTAGCAGAGGCTGAAGACCCGTCATCGCTCCTCATGCTGTGTGACAGGGAGAAGCCCGACATACTCATACTGGACCTTGAGCTGGACGAGCCAAGGACATTAAGACTAATAGAAGACATACTGGACTTGGACCCGACAATCGCAATAGTGGCGGTTTCCGACCCGCGGCAGGGATATGGAGAGACAGCGCTTGCGGCGGGCGCACGGGCCTACCTCCAAAAACCCTTCTCCACTTATGACCTCGTTGACACCATGAGGAAGGTGGCTCCAGTCCTGCGCGAGCGCCGCTGA
- a CDS encoding response regulator, with translation MVTIFIIDDEAILHRLYKDVFAIKGHTVVGDAFDGEEAIQKFIEMSPKPEVIILDHRMPNKDGLQAMKEILSIDPNARIVFISADANVREQAMKSGAKSFGLKPVTIRHMLDLVENAIAS, from the coding sequence ATGGTGACGATATTCATCATCGATGACGAAGCCATCCTTCACCGTTTGTACAAGGATGTTTTCGCTATCAAGGGACATACAGTTGTGGGCGACGCCTTTGACGGTGAGGAGGCCATACAGAAGTTTATCGAGATGTCACCCAAGCCCGAAGTGATAATCCTAGACCACAGAATGCCAAACAAGGATGGGCTACAGGCGATGAAAGAGATTCTCAGCATTGACCCGAACGCAAGAATCGTGTTCATCAGTGCGGACGCCAACGTACGCGAGCAGGCGATGAAGAGCGGAGCCAAGAGCTTTGGTCTCAAGCCCGTGACCATCAGACATATGTTGGACCTTGTTGAGAATGCGATTGCCAGCTAA